A DNA window from Elephas maximus indicus isolate mEleMax1 chromosome 17, mEleMax1 primary haplotype, whole genome shotgun sequence contains the following coding sequences:
- the LOC126061089 gene encoding olfactory receptor 150-like, whose product MTAGNHSTVTEFILAGLTDKPELQLPLFLFFLGVYVVTVVGNLGMITLIGLSSHLHTPMHYFLSSLSFIDLCYSTVITPKMLVNFVTEKNTISYPECMTQLYFLAFFIISECHMLAVMAYDRYVAICNPLLYNVTMSYQVCSWLIAEVYMIGSIGATAITGCMLRVVYCKAKIINHYFCDVYPLLELSCSNTYLNEVVVMCFTAFNILAPTLIILGSYVSIIASILRIHSTEGRSKAFSTCSSHISAVTLFYDSIAFMYLQPSNGSSMDQNKVSSVFYTSIVPMLNPLIYSLRNKDVKVALYKIIEKRLFCISKDF is encoded by the coding sequence ATGACAGCAGGAAATCACTCCACAGTGACTGAGTTCATCCTTGCTGGGCTAACAGACAAACCAGAGCTCCAGCtgcccctctttcttttcttcctaggagTCTATGTGGTCACAGTGGTGGGGAATCTGGGCATGATCACACTGATTGGGCTCAGTTCTCACCTGCACACCCCCATGCACTATTTCCTCAGCAGTTTGTCCTTCATTGACCTCTGCTATTCCACTGTCATTACTCCCAAAATGCTGGTAAactttgtgacagagaagaacaccATCTCCTACCCTGAATGTATGACCCAGCTCTACTTCCTTGCTTTTTTTATTATATCAGAATGTCATATGTTGGCTGTGATGGCATATGATCGCTATGTCGCCATCTGTAATCCATTGCTTTACAATGTCACCATGTCTTATCAGGTCTGCTCCTGGTTGATAGCTGAGGTATACATGATAGGCTCGATTGGTGCCACAGCTATTACAGGTTGCATGCTAAGAGTGGTTTACTGCAAGGCTAAAATAATCAACCATTACTTCTGTGATGTTTATCCACTACTGGAGCTCTCCTGCTCCAACACGTATTTAAATGAAGTGGTAGTTATGTGCTTCACTGCATTTAATATTCTTGCACCAACCTTGATCATCCTTGGCTCCTATGTCTCCATCATTGCCAGCATCTTGCGAATCCATTCCACTGAGGGCAGATCCAAAGCCTTCAGCACATGCAGCTCCCACATCTCAGCTGTTACACTATTCTATGATTCTATAGCATTCATGTACCTGCAGCCATCAAATGGCAGCTCTATGGACCAAAACAAAGTATCTTCTGTGTTTTACACCAGTATTGTGCCAATGCTGAACCCCttgatctacagcctgaggaataaggatgtcaaagTTGCTCTTTATAAGATCATTGAGAAAAGACTATTTTGCATTAGCAAAGATTTCTAA